Proteins encoded in a region of the Fundulus heteroclitus isolate FHET01 chromosome 2, MU-UCD_Fhet_4.1, whole genome shotgun sequence genome:
- the LOC105928229 gene encoding fatty acid desaturase 2, translated as MGGGGQQTEPAEPGSGKAAGVYTWEEVQKHRSRNDQWLVVNRQVYNISQWVKRHPGGSRVIGHYAGEDATEVFAAFHPDQKFVQKFLKPLLIGELVTTEPNQDENKSAEIIQDFDHLREQVEKGGLFQAQPLFFCLHLAHIVLLEALAWLMLSYWGTGWMMTLLCSVLLATAQSQAGWLQHDFGHLSVFKKSKWNHLVHKFVIGHLKGASANWWNHRHFQHHAKPNIFKKDPDINMMDIFVLGNNQPVEYGIKKIKHYPYNYQHQYFFLVAPPLLIPVFYNYNIMKTMITRRDWVDLAWASTYYIRYFYCYVPLYGVLGSVALMMFVRFLESHWFVWVTQMSHLPKEIDHERRQDWLTMQLQATCNIEQSFFNDWFSGHLNFQIEHHLFPRMPRHNYQLVAPQVRELCEKHGIPYETKSLWQGMVDVVRSLKTSGELWLDAYLHK; from the exons ATGGGGGGTGGAGGACAACAGACCGAGCCTGCAGAGCCGGGCAGCGGGAAGGCTGCAGGTGTTTACACCTGGGAAGAGGTGCAGAAGCACCGCAGCAGGAACGACCAGTGGCTGGTGGTCAACCGGCAGGTTTATAACATCAGCCAGTGGGTCAAAAGGCATCCCGGAGGGTCCCGAGTGATCGGGCATTATGCTGGAGAGGATGCAACG gaaGTTTTTGCAGCCTTTCATCCTGATCAAAAGTTTGTGCAGAAGTTTCTGAAGCCTCTGCTGATTGGAGAGTTGGTGACAACAGAGCCTAACCAAGATGAGAACAAAAGT GCAGAAATCATTCAGGATTTCGATCACTTACGAGAACAGGTAGAGAAAGGAGGTCTTTTCCAAGCACAGCCTTTATTCTTCTGCCTCCATCTTGCTCACATCGTGCTGCTGGAGGCCCTGGCCTGGCTGATGCTCTCGTACTGGGGCACGGGCTGGATGATGACGTTACTGTGCTCAGTACTGCTTGCGACCGCTCAG TCGCAGGCTGGATGGCTGCAGCATGACTTTGGTCACCTTTCTGTCTTCAAGAAGTCCAAGTGGAATCACCTGGTCCACAAGTTTGTCATTGGGCATTTAAAG ggagcTTCCGCCAACTGGTGGAACCATCGACATTTCCAGCATCACGCCAAGCCGAACATTTTCAAGAAGGACCCTGATATCAACATGATGGACATTTTCGTACTTGGGAACAATCAGCCAGTGGAG TACGGCATTAAAAAGATCAAACACTACCCCTATAACTACCAGCACCAGTACTTCTTTCTTG TGGCACCACCACTGCTCATTCCAGTTTTCTACAACTACAATATAATGAAGACCATGATAACTCGACGGGACTGGGTG GATCTGGCCTGGGCTTCCACATACTACATCCGTTACTTCTACTGCTATGTACCGCTGTATGGTGTGCTTGGCTCAGTGGCACTCATGATGTTCGTCAG GTTTTTGGAAAGTCACTGGTTCGTGTGGGTGACTCAGATGAGCCACTTGCCAAAGGAGATCGATCACGAGAGGCGCCAGGACTGGCTGACCATGCAG TTACAAGCCACCTGTAATATCGAGCAGTCCTTCTTCAACGACTGGTTCAGTGGACACCTCAACTTTCAAATCGAACACCA TCTGTTTCCCAGGATGCCGCGCCACAACTACCAGCTGGTGGCCCCGCAGGTCCGTGAGCTGTGTGAGAAACACGGGATTCCTTATGAGACCAAATCCTTGTGGCAAGGCATGGTTGACGTAGTCAg gtcGCTGAAAACTTCAGGGGAACTTTGGCTTGATGCATATCTCCATAAATGA